The Magnetospirillum sp. WYHS-4 region GCCATGTCGGGACGGCCGCCGCCGCCCTTGCCGCCCACCACGGACGAACCCGCGCGCACCAGGTCGACGGCGCTCAGGCGGCCCGTCAGGTCGGGGCTGACCGCCACCACCAGGGACGCCTTGCCGTCGGCCGTGCCGACCAGGGCGACGACGCCCGATCCCACCTGCTTCATCATCTCGTCGGCCAGGCCCTTGAGGTCCTTGGCCGGAACGCCGTCCAGCAGCTTGGGCAGGAACTTGACGCCCGCCACTTCCCGAAGGTCGGAGTTCCCGCCCCCGCCGCCGCCCATGGCCATCTGGCGACGGGTGTCGGCCAAGTCGCGTTCCAGCTTCTTGCGATCTTCCAGCAGGGCGGCGATGCGGCCGGGCAGGTCCAAAGGCGATGTCTTGAGCAATGCCGCCGTGCTGTCCAGCAGCTTGACCTGTTCGGCCAGCCAGGCTTCGGCGGCCGGGCCGGTGACCGCCTCGATGCGGCGCACGCCGGCCGCCACCGCGCCTTCGGACACGATCTTGAACAGGCCGATGTCGCCGGTGCGCCTGGCATGGGTGCCGCCGCAGAGTTCCACCGAGAAATGGCGATGGCCGTGGGTGCTGCCCATGGCGAGCACCCGCACCTCCTCGCCGTACTTCTCGCCGAAGAGCGCCATGGCGCCTTCCTTCTGGGCCGTCTCGGGGTCCATCAAGCGGGTGGCGACCTTGGTGTTGAGGCGGATCTCGCGGTTGACTTCGGCCTCCACCAGGGCGACCTCCTCGGCGGTCAGGGCCTTGGGATGGCTGATGTCGAAGCGCAGGCGGTCCGGGCCGACCAGCGAGCCCTTCTGGGCGACGTGGTCGCCCAGGTACTTGCGCAGCGCCGCATGCAGCAGGTGGGTGGCCGAATGGTGGCCGCGCACGGCGGAACGGCGTTCGTGGTCGACCCGCAGGTTGACCTCGGCCCCCAGCTTGAGGGTTCCCTCTTCGATGCGCCCCAGGTGGACATGCAGGTCGCCCAGCTTCTTCTGGGTGTCGGAAACGACGACCTTGAGGCCGTCGGCCAGGATCAGGCCGGCATCGCCCACCTGGCCGCCGGATTCGCCGTAGAAGGGAGTCTGGTTGAGCACCAGGGCGACTTCGTCGCCGGCCTGGGCGGCTTCCACCCGCAGGCCGCCCTTGACCAGGGCGACGACACGGCCTTCGGCGGTCTCGGTGTCGTAGCCCAGGAAGTCGGTGGCGCCCACCTGTTCGCGGATTTCGAACCAGACCGCCTCGGTGGCCGCCTCGCCGGAGCCGGCCCAGGCCCGGCGGGCCTCGGCGCGCTGTTGTTCCATGGCGGTCGCGAAGCCGGCGGTATCGACACCAATCCCCTTGGCGCGCAGCGCGTCCTGGGTCAGGTCCAGGGGGAAGCCGAAGGTGTCGTAAAGCTTGAATGCCACATCTCCGGCCAGGCTGGAGCCCGCCGGCAGGTCCGCCGATGCCTCGTCCAGCAGCTTGAGCCCGCGATCCAGCATCTTCTTGAAGCGGGTTTCCTCCAGCTTCAGGGTCTCGGAAATCAGGGCCTCGGCGCGCTGCAGTTCGGGGAAGGCGGGCCCCATGCGGGTGACCAGGGCGGGCACCAGCTTGAACAGCAAGGGGTCCTCGCACCCCATCAGGTGGGCGTGGCGCATGGCGCGCCGCATGATGCGCCGGAGCACGTAGCCCCGCCCCTCGTTGGACGGCAGCACGCCGTCGGCGATCAAAAAGCTGGTGGAACGCAGGTGGTCGGCGATCACCCGGTGGGAGATGCGGTGCGGACCGTCGGCCTCGGCGCCGGAAGCTTCAGCGGAGGCTTCGATCAGGCCGCGCAGCAGATCGATGTCATAATTGTCGTGCACGCCCTGCATGACCGCGGCGATGCGTTCCAGCCCCATGCCCGTGTCGATGGACGGCTTGGGCAGGCCGACCCGTTCGGTGGGGTTCACCTGCTCGTACTGCATGAAGACCAGGTTCCAGACCTCGATGAAGCGGTCGCCGTCCTCGCCCGGGCTGCCCGGCGGGCCGCCCGGGATGTGATCGCCGTGATCGTAGAAGATTTCCGAACAAGGGCCGCAAGGCCCGGTATCGCCCATGGCCCAGAAGTTGTCGGAGGTCGGGATGCGGACGATGCGGCTTTCCGGCAGGCCGGCGATCTTCTTCCAGAGCTGGAAGGCCTCGTCGTCCTCGGAATAGACGGTGACCAGCAGGCGGTTCCTATCGATGCCGAATTCCTTGGTCATCAGGGTCCAGGCCAGGTCGATGGCCCGTTCCTTGAAGTAGTCGCCGAACGAGAAGTTCCCCAGCATCTCGAAGAAGGTATGGTGGCGGGCCGTGTGGCCGACGTTTTCCAGGTCGTTGTGCTTGCCGCCGGCGCGCACGCATTTCTGCGACGAGGCGGCGCGGACGTAGTCGCGCCTTTCCACCCCGGTGAAGACGTTCTTGAACTGCACCATGCCGGCGTTGGTGAACATCAAGGTCGGATCGTTGCGCGGCACCAAAGGGCTGGAGGGCACGATCTCGTGGCCGTTCTTGGCGAAATAGTCGAGGAACGCCTTGCGGATATCGTTCACGCTCTGCATGGTTCACCTTCACCCAATTCCCACCCTTTGAGGGGGGAGGGAGTTTTACCCCCGCCGCCGCCGCCTGTCCAGCAAGCGCCCCAAGGCGCCTGCCGTTCCCTTGGGCAGAGGTGCAGGGATGCCACAGGGGGCGCGCCGGCCCGCGGAGGGACGGAAAGGAGAAAGGGGCCTTGCGGCCCCCTTCCCGGTCGGCGGGGCGGCGGCCGGGG contains the following coding sequences:
- the alaS gene encoding alanine--tRNA ligase — its product is MQSVNDIRKAFLDYFAKNGHEIVPSSPLVPRNDPTLMFTNAGMVQFKNVFTGVERRDYVRAASSQKCVRAGGKHNDLENVGHTARHHTFFEMLGNFSFGDYFKERAIDLAWTLMTKEFGIDRNRLLVTVYSEDDEAFQLWKKIAGLPESRIVRIPTSDNFWAMGDTGPCGPCSEIFYDHGDHIPGGPPGSPGEDGDRFIEVWNLVFMQYEQVNPTERVGLPKPSIDTGMGLERIAAVMQGVHDNYDIDLLRGLIEASAEASGAEADGPHRISHRVIADHLRSTSFLIADGVLPSNEGRGYVLRRIMRRAMRHAHLMGCEDPLLFKLVPALVTRMGPAFPELQRAEALISETLKLEETRFKKMLDRGLKLLDEASADLPAGSSLAGDVAFKLYDTFGFPLDLTQDALRAKGIGVDTAGFATAMEQQRAEARRAWAGSGEAATEAVWFEIREQVGATDFLGYDTETAEGRVVALVKGGLRVEAAQAGDEVALVLNQTPFYGESGGQVGDAGLILADGLKVVVSDTQKKLGDLHVHLGRIEEGTLKLGAEVNLRVDHERRSAVRGHHSATHLLHAALRKYLGDHVAQKGSLVGPDRLRFDISHPKALTAEEVALVEAEVNREIRLNTKVATRLMDPETAQKEGAMALFGEKYGEEVRVLAMGSTHGHRHFSVELCGGTHARRTGDIGLFKIVSEGAVAAGVRRIEAVTGPAAEAWLAEQVKLLDSTAALLKTSPLDLPGRIAALLEDRKKLERDLADTRRQMAMGGGGGGNSDLREVAGVKFLPKLLDGVPAKDLKGLADEMMKQVGSGVVALVGTADGKASLVVAVSPDLTGRLSAVDLVRAGSSVVGGKGGGGRPDMA